The following are encoded together in the Sphaerodactylus townsendi isolate TG3544 linkage group LG14, MPM_Stown_v2.3, whole genome shotgun sequence genome:
- the LOC125443264 gene encoding cytochrome c oxidase subunit 4 isoform 1, mitochondrial: MLASRACSLIGKRAISTSVCVRAHGHGVAKIEDYTLPVYFDRRETPLPPIDYLKTLSSEQKALKEKEKASWASLSVDEKLALYRIKFHDSFAEMNRGSNEWKT, encoded by the exons ATGTTGGCTTCTAGGGCATGCAGCCTTATCGGCAAGCGGGCCATTTCGACTTCAGTCTGCGTGAGGGCTCATGGGCATG GTGTTGCAAAAATCGAGGACTACACCTTGCCCGTTTACTTTGATCGTCGGGAGACTCCTTTACCTCCAATTGACTATTTGAAAACTCTCTCTTCCGAGCAGAAGGccctgaaggagaaggagaaggcctCCTGGGCTTCTCTTTCAGTTGATGAGAAGCTTGCGT TGTACCGCATCAAATTCCACGATAGCTTCGCTGAAATGAACAGGGGATCGAACGAGTGGAAGACTTGA